Below is a window of Arabidopsis thaliana chromosome 2, partial sequence DNA.
GACCCCAACGATGTTGACACATCGTCCTCCTAACTCAATCTTATCATCAGTGTGTGCTTCTGTTTTCATGAATAAATTGAGCAATCGTGAATAAAATTTGTATGCAACTGTgtacaaattgttttttttttttttttttttttttcaataaatatcGAAAATACttgttttctcatattttcatgttaatcccatacttttaaaattgaCAAGAAAACCTAAATATACTTTGGTGTCttctgattgattttaaaaacattttgagtGGATACAAAAAGAGCTCAAGATACAAtcctctttatttttattttcttgtggtGCGTTTCAACGATGGCGAAATCTCCGGTGGAAGTGAATTTGATTCCTATCGAAGCTACTCCGGAGAACTTCGCAGAGTATGGTCAAGTCATTGAAGCCTCTCGTGATGGTGCTGGTTTCGGTCCCCACGACGCTCAACTAGATCTCTCTAGAGGAACCCCACGGTACTCTTTTCCCCGATTCTCTTAAATTTCGTTAATCCTTAAGATTATTTGTTAATCTTCGTTTAAATTCCTCATTTTTGATGCTAATTTATCAAGCTATGTGATTTGTGTTGGTTCCTAAATACTAGTGTTGTACAAGGTATTTATAACAAAGTCCTAGCTTTTAGGTTTCAGATTGGTTTGTTCTCAATGTGTAATATAATTTGACGGCAGGCTCTATATACTTAGGCTGAAAGAAACACCCTTAGGGTTTTTCAAGATCACACATCACGCAAAGGTGACACAGTGTCTAGGATCAATAGGAGGTGATGTTTGGTATATGGGAGTGGCTAAGCCGTCTCTtattgaagatgatgacgatgatggaAGGAGCGTAGATACAGTAAAATCAAAGTCTGGTCACTTATACATTCCACCTGAGGTGGAAGAGATTCGCGTCTTCAGGTTCTCGGGACCAAAGTTTGTGAAACTGCACCGTGGTACATGGCATGCTGGACCCTTGTTTAGTGGCAGCTCCTTCATGGATTTCTACAACTTAGAGCTCAGCAACACAAATGTGAGTGAAGAATGGTTTTAAATTGTTAATACACAGTAGTGTGATGAATGACATTGACGGTGATGTTGATGCTCAGGTGGTGGATCACACGTCACATGATTTCACCAAGAATAATGGAGTCAGCTTCGGATTTGACACATTGTCTTCCTAGCTCAATCGTATCATTGGTGTGCTTCTGTTTTTCCTTGTGGATCTATATATGTAAGCCTGTGTAGTGTGTACACTCTACACAAATTGGTTATGTGCAATAAAATACCGGTTTAAGTTAACCAACTTTGTTTCCAGTACTCCTTAATCTCCTCCATCTGGTTTTTTAATCATTCTTCAATTTGTGgttttgtgttaaaaaaaaaaaggaaagcaaACCTTTgaatatattaaagaaaattggTGACATCATTCGGCGTTTCTAGTAATCTGCTCTGTTGCCAGTTACAGTATATACTTAATTCATTagtaaagtatatatatttaattttattaataaaaacgATTAGTAACGTGTAACCGTAGCCGTTGGATATATATTACACCTACACGTGCAATGCAACCATCTTTCGATCGCACAAAAAGCAAACGAAAGGCCAAGAGAAGAGCTCGAGATCGATCCGAATTTGTGGCAAAATCAGATTCTCTGGGTACACAAAGTTTTCTCTTcactttcatctttttcttcatatattattatattcgATTTTGCATCCTGCTCTGTGAGTGTTCTTCTAATTCCAATCACTATCTCTGACTGATTCATGTTTTCAGTCTCATGTGTTTCATTATACTTTTGTTGAATTCAATTACAGGTTTTGATACTCCATAGATAGAGTGTGTACAATCTGTACTTATTTAGTGATGATCCactttttgtattctttaattGAATTTGAGAAATCATATTGAATTAACGAATATGCTAACTTCAGGAAGACGATATTAGCAATCATGGAGCGTCTAACATCTCCTCCTCGTTTGATGATTGTCTCTGATCTTGATCATACTATGGTATAAAGCTGCCATTTTTACgtctttttaaaagtttgtttgattgaatGATTGATGTGATTGTTTGTGTAGGTTGATCATCATGATCCTGAGAATCTATCTCTGCTGAGATTCAATTCGTTGTGGGAACACGCTTATCGCCATGACTCTCTTCTTGTGTTTTCTACGGGAAGATCACCGACATTGTATAAAGAACTCAGAAAGGAGAAACCTTTGTTGACCCCTGATATTACCATTATGTCTGTAGGAACTGAGATTACTTATGGTAACTCTATGGTTCCTGATCATGGTTGGGTTGAGGCTCTGAACAATAAATGGGATTTGGGTATTGTCAAACAAGAAGCTAGCAACTTCCCTGAGTTAAAGCTTCAGGTACTCTTTGGCTCGAAACATAGTGTTTTTGTCTCACAATCTTGCAATGGTTCAATGACATGAGTTTGATTGCTGCTTGTAGGCAGAAACTGAGCAGAGGCCACACAAGGTTAGCTTTTATGTTGAAAAGAGTAAGGCTCAGGAAGTTACTAAGGAGCTATCACAGAGGTTCCTGAAACGTGGGGTGAGTTTGCTTTGATAATGTTATTGTAGGAACTGTGATTTACCTTGAGATACCGTGACTTTATTGAAATGGTTTATGCTGGTTGTATCAGCTGGATGTCAAAATAATTTACAGTGGAGGTATGGATTTGGATATTTTACCACAAGGTGCCGGAAAGGGACAAGCGCTTGCATATCTGCTGAAGAAACTGAAGACTGAGGGGAAACTCCCTGTCAATACTCTTGCTTGTGGCGACTCTGGGAATGATGCTGAGCTGTTTAGTATTCCCGATGTTTATGGTGTTATGGTTGGTTGCTCTTCAATCATGGTTCACCATGTCTctgaaatattatattttcatcgCAATGTTGAAATCTGTTAGTTCGTTCCCAGGTAAGCAATGCTCAAGAAGAGCTGTTGAAGTGGCATGCTGAAAATGCAAAAGACAACCCTAAGGTAATCCATGCAAAGGAGAGGTGTGCAGGTGGGATTATACAAGCCATTGGTCACTTCAAGCTTGGTCCGAACCTTTCTCCAAGAGATGTCTCTGATTTCTTAGAGATCAAGGTGGAGAATGTGAACCCTGGTCACGAGGTtgtgaagttttttttgttctacgAGAGATGGAGACGGGGCGAGGTTGAGAACTCTGAGGCATACACAGCAAGCCTCAAAGCTTCAGTTGTGAGTATATAACCGAATTTAGATAATGTATTGCAGTTGGATTAAATACCTGACTCTTGTTGTGTCAACCTCTTTCAGCACCCCGGTGGTGTGTTTGTCCATCCATCTGGTACTGAAAAATCTCTGAGAGATACCATCGATGAGCTGCGCAAGTACCATGGAGACAAACAAGGGAAGAAGTTTCGCGTTTGGGCAGATCAAGTCCTGGCAACAGACACTACTCCTGGGACATGGATAGTAAAGCTTGATAAATGGGAGCAAGATGGTAAGCTAAGCCTTATTGCCTAAACCTGCATCATCTATAACTCAAATCCCATCAGAATATAACAATACTTTCTCTTGCAGGGGACGAACGAAGATGCTGCACAACAACTGTCAAATTCACCTCAAAGGTATGAGATTGTGTTATAAGAGTAGCTCTTAGAATTTTGTTGATGATCGATATCGCGGAATGTGCAGGAAGGGGAGGGATTGGTGTGGGAACATGTACAACAAACCTGGTCGAAAGAAACAATGGTGAAGGATGATAGCAGCTGGATCATCTGAGTAACATCATCTCTCTACAGATtaagacttcttcttctctttctcgtCTTATGATCTCTGCCTTAAATCATTGGAACTTCGGTATAAAAACACATGAGATCCAATAAAACATTGTCTTCATAAAACTTGGATCTCAAAACTCATTCTACAATCCATATTATCTATAACTCCAAGTTAACACAGTTTTCTTTGTATACCCCTTTATAGTATATGATATTATCCATTTGgcatttttttgaattgattaaGTCAATTCATTAGTATTAgtttacatataaaatcacATATTTAAAGGTCTAAAGTCTATTATAATCAATTCTCTCAAATATTACTACTCCACTTGGACTTCGGAAAAGCTTATTCCTAATTGGATTACGAATTAGTGTAATCCCCTTATAAAAGAATTTATTCACCTTATAGAAAGacatagcaaaaaaaaaaaaaaaaaaaatcaccttGAGAGATTTGAAATTGGACGAACAAAAATCACAAGCCCTAAGCTCAAGTGGATACATGACAAAAATTCAGTAATTATAGAAGAAACAAGACTCGTGCAACATATCTTAAGTAAGTACTCCTAGTAGACAACCTCAAATCGTCTTAGTTCGTTGCTATGTTACGAAGCCATTAgtattgttttagttttcatatttacATTAGTCCAAATAGTCAAAGTTcgtaatttgatattttaaaattgttactAAAAACGTCGACAGAAGATTACAAattcctacaaaaaaaaaaagtccacCAACCATTAATTTCAAAACCTTCCACTTCCACgccattatttattttcttttgttctttttcaagtttcaactcTCCTCTATAACTGTTTCATAAGttggaaaagaagagagttaTTAATTTCATCACAATGCTTCCCTTCCTCGGAACTTCGATCATGTCAAAATATCTtctaatctctttcttctctcatctAAATTAACAGCAACAAAATCTCAAGAAGATGGAGAGCTCAATTGGGTTCATGACAGTCTTCGCCGTCTCTGGAAGCGTGGTGCTTCTTGCAGCTCAGCTTCACAAGCGTCTCCTCTCTGGTTACATGGACAAGCTCGAACCTCCTActaaggaaagaaagaaaaagaaaaagaaagtgagCTTTGCAGAAGATATGGTGGAGCCGTCAGGGAACAACGAAGAGTATCGCCGGAGTTTTCGCAAATCATCAAAGTTGGAGGATGAAAGATGAAGTCAACATTCAACACATGAATTTTTCTGTGtatttgttttccttatttgGTAAATATTAAGTGTACACCGCTCTTCACAAAATTAGGAGCTAGACCGGACCACATACCCCATtccatgtctttttttttttattatgccAAGTTGTCAATGGACGTAGATGTAGATGTGTTGTTGATGTTCTCATTCGTATCTCGAGTAGCGTATAATTAGTACCAGCCAAAATTGGTACACTAGCGTATTAATTAGAACCAGccaaaagaaagattcaagatGACGTAGTACTTGGGCTTTTGGTATAAAGCCCAGGCAGATTTggagtttacatttttggggAGAACATAtatttagcttcttttttgtttttttctccaacAACATGCATTGGTTAAAATATGGATTATGACTTACAACGATAGTAATACAAATCCTGGTCGATTAACAATCTAATAGTCGATCAATCATCACTGCTAGAAACAGTGCCGCCTAACAGTACCCCTGAAACCATAAATGGGTTTCTAGTTAGgtaaacaatataaattagTAACTACAACATACCAATGTAAGGACGTGAATTTATATTTGTCCTATCaatctttaattttataagaatgaATTAGTATGAATCAATGGTAAATTAATTGCAGGGATACTTTGATTAATAATGTCATATTACAAGATCTTCATAATATCTCGAATGGCCATGCATCTCGCATCTACCCTAAAAGTTTATATACAATGCATgctttttctcaattattgtcaaatttatattctttctctaatagaaaaaaaccttttaaatCACCaattgacttttcttttcGAAATAATggaatcatatatattgacacctaataaattaaaatgattaagaaaaaCTTAATAGTGAAGAATTCCGTTTCTGTTACGAGTGAGGAGGAGCTCTATGGCCAAATTTAATatcaagaaattgaaaatattaaaatgaataccaataaatgtttttcttctctatataATGTTGGTGGGACTGACTGGGAACGGAGCTTcgaatcaaagaagaaagccAACTACCAAAGACAGTGTCGGTTCGACGGCGATGGCAAATCTAACGGCAGGAGAAACGTCGCCGTTTCAGATCATTTATTAACGTCGAAAACgagttttattaaaaaaattattttatttgatccAAAAcgagatttatttttatattatcaaATCATACGTTACGACTTTTTACGCGCTTTTTCACCACACGTACCATTAGCAAATCATACGTTATGACTTTTGCGTAAAAGGTAAAAACTTGTTTTACATCTGTCTCACAAAACTTGTAACTtgtatattcattttattgaTCAAGTAGATGTAGATCCCCATCACAAGATGTGTGTTTTATTCATTATGACGACATATTTATGTGTGATATATAggataaaaagataaaattagaTTTATGTTGGATGTATTTGTCTTAAGTCTTTTAAACAAAGATTCTTGAAAAATGACACAATGTTAGATCAAAAGTTTTAATCGATACATTTAGACTAAAGACATCTTACCTTCCTTCACTGGTTTTCTTACAATGATTTCAATATgtagtaaaataaaatgtgttGTTTATTGCTATATGAGACTCATGGGTCTAGAAAGTATAAACTATAAGTCATTTGGATAGGGGTTTCTCTATAATTTCACCCACGAAAATGGATTACAATGTAACTTCATTTCATAAACACTTTTAACAATGCTATAACATTCGACTATGTTTATCACCGAAGATTCACTTATTAGGCTTTCTTCTAGTACATCCAGAGAAAACTTCGCATGTGTTCGACTGGAGCAATTTAAAAATGAATGATTTTAAGCTAAGTAAATGATTTTTAGTATCTTGAGAATAtggacaaacaaacaaaaagtttgtAAAGAATGACAAAGAGGAAACCCatgaaaaaaagatacaaTATATGGAAGCTCACAGACGATGACGGCATGAGAGTTATTATGACATACAAACCAATCGATAAATCTTTAACAATTTACTGAAATATTTGACTAataatcttttggttttggaataATGAACCGATCGACcgtcatataaaatataaatgattggATCCACGTACGTTGGTGGCCGAGCCTCTGAAAACGAATTTGATTTATCTATTTTGCTAACTAATCACCTAACGTAGTTTTTGTGTCTCAATGGTTGTACAAAAGATAAAGTCTCAAGaatttattaacaaaagaagTGGCCACGAAGAATGGAATTTTGTTGTATCAATGAAGCATAAGTAGTACcatagtattttaaaattcgaaatgcaaatcaaatttcaacGTGACAACATATGTTGTATAATAGTTAATCATAGTAAATAGCACACATTGCAGCTAATAATTGGATTTACAATTGTTTGAGTCGTACGTTTTGATCTGttgtttacaagaaaaaatacaaagatggAAAGTTCTAACTTCAAGTGAAGTTCAGATATCGACCGAGTCAGAACACGACACGAGGCTCGAAGACAGAGGCATAGTGCTGAGTTGTTCAACAGAAGCAAGTAAAAACCTTTTGTCTGAGAGAGAGGCTCCGAGTTAGGCATAAGCCAAACAACTTGACACGACACATAACCTTTGCTTCTCGTGTAGACCCAACTTTTTACCcttaccaaaaatataaaataaaatatgcaAAAAACACACCCactcaaaaattaaaattttaatgaaagaaagaagaaacttcacATCAGCATCagaatctctctttctctctctctccttcttcacaagcaaaaaaacaccaaaccatttttctttcttcattgtGCCGACACTTCTttcccctctctctctctctctccaccgCCATGGATTCCTCCTATGGCGCCACAAAgttccttctcctcctcttcctcaccACCTCCATTGCGACCGCATTACCCGATAACAAACCAGTACCGGGTCaaataaactcaaactcaGTCCTCGTAGCT
It encodes the following:
- a CDS encoding ureidoglycolate hydrolase (unknown protein; BEST Arabidopsis thaliana protein match is: unknown protein (TAIR:AT2G35810.1); Has 155 Blast hits to 155 proteins in 54 species: Archae - 0; Bacteria - 66; Metazoa - 0; Fungi - 0; Plants - 82; Viruses - 0; Other Eukaryotes - 7 (source: NCBI BLink).), whose product is MAKSPVEVNLIPIEATPENFAEYGQVIEASRDGAGFGPHDAQLDLSRGTPRLKETPLGFFKITHHAKVTQCLGSIGGDVWYMGVAKPSLIEDDDDDGRSVDTVKSKSGHLYIPPEVEEIRVFRFSGPKFVKLHRGTWHAGPLFSGSSFMDFYNLELSNTNVVDHTSHDFTKNNGVSFGFDTLSS
- a CDS encoding ureidoglycolate hydrolase (unknown protein; FUNCTIONS IN: molecular_function unknown; INVOLVED IN: biological_process unknown; LOCATED IN: cellular_component unknown; BEST Arabidopsis thaliana protein match is: unknown protein (TAIR:AT2G35810.1).), which produces MAKSPVEVNLIPIEATPENFAEYGQVIEASRDGAGFGPHDAQLDLSRGTPRLYILRLKETPLGFFKITHHAKVTQCLGSIGGDVWYMGVAKPSLIEDDDDDGRSVDTVKSKSGHLYIPPEVEEIRVFRFSGPKFVKLHRGTWHAGPLFSGSSFMDFYNLELSNTNVVDHTSHDFTKNNGVSFGFDTLSS
- a CDS encoding Sucrose-6F-phosphate phosphohydrolase family protein (Sucrose-6F-phosphate phosphohydrolase family protein; FUNCTIONS IN: phosphatase activity, magnesium ion binding, sucrose-phosphatase activity, catalytic activity; INVOLVED IN: response to cadmium ion, sucrose biosynthetic process; LOCATED IN: nucleus, cytoplasm; EXPRESSED IN: 25 plant structures; EXPRESSED DURING: 13 growth stages; CONTAINS InterPro DOMAIN/s: Sucrose-phosphate synthase (InterPro:IPR006380), Sucrose-6-phosphate phosphohydrolase C-terminal (InterPro:IPR013679), HAD-superfamily hydrolase, subfamily IIB (InterPro:IPR006379), Sucrose phosphatase, plant/cyanobacteria (InterPro:IPR012847), Sucrose-phosphate phosphatase (InterPro:IPR006378); BEST Arabidopsis thaliana protein match is: sucrose-phosphatase 1 (TAIR:AT1G51420.1); Has 1523 Blast hits to 1517 proteins in 541 species: Archae - 0; Bacteria - 1269; Metazoa - 0; Fungi - 0; Plants - 180; Viruses - 0; Other Eukaryotes - 74 (source: NCBI BLink).); protein product: MERLTSPPRLMIVSDLDHTMVDHHDPENLSLLRFNSLWEHAYRHDSLLVFSTGRSPTLYKELRKEKPLLTPDITIMSVGTEITYGNSMVPDHGWVEALNNKWDLGIVKQEASNFPELKLQAETEQRPHKVSFYVEKSKAQEVTKELSQRFLKRGLDVKIIYSGGMDLDILPQGAGKGQALAYLLKKLKTEGKLPVNTLACGDSGNDAELFSIPDVYGVMVSNAQEELLKWHAENAKDNPKVIHAKERCAGGIIQAIGHFKLGPNLSPRDVSDFLEIKVENVNPGHEVVKFFLFYERWRRGEVENSEAYTASLKASVHPGGVFVHPSGTEKSLRDTIDELRKYHGDKQGKKFRVWADQVLATDTTPGTWIVKLDKWEQDGDERRCCTTTVKFTSKEGEGLVWEHVQQTWSKETMVKDDSSWII
- a CDS encoding uncharacterized protein (unknown protein; FUNCTIONS IN: molecular_function unknown; INVOLVED IN: biological_process unknown; LOCATED IN: endomembrane system; BEST Arabidopsis thaliana protein match is: unknown protein (TAIR:AT3G52360.1); Has 42 Blast hits to 42 proteins in 9 species: Archae - 0; Bacteria - 0; Metazoa - 0; Fungi - 0; Plants - 42; Viruses - 0; Other Eukaryotes - 0 (source: NCBI BLink).) — encoded protein: MESSIGFMTVFAVSGSVVLLAAQLHKRLLSGYMDKLEPPTKERKKKKKKVSFAEDMVEPSGNNEEYRRSFRKSSKLEDER